A stretch of the Uranotaenia lowii strain MFRU-FL chromosome 3, ASM2978415v1, whole genome shotgun sequence genome encodes the following:
- the LOC129753653 gene encoding uncharacterized protein LOC129753653: MVQCDACDQWYHFQCVGVSETIADISWRCASCEKGKGSQKHLVPTLCSAEFTNANLSCIYNTSNPTTATATTTNVFASSLTTSRIDPHVSTSTEIPASIYSNDRRVNQFMGSTDHQKQKAPSSTRSSIKQRRVSLELQKLLEEERLNEEEWQNGWTVHFLNTPRGLGWKAAHSSNIRISNSLTAEIRKKMIIFTGSVPLNQLMHRMQLNPYGTNTHTRPNLEKESFIPVQQSTPQRTIGYQQAHIDNLNNFSNSQALARQAASRELPSFTGVPEEWPLFISTFYTTTSMCGYTQEENLLRLQKSLRGKAFDAVKCMLMHPSNVECIISTLKMLFGNHEVIIHNLISRIKSTPPPRDDRLETIIEFALVVKNLCATIVACQMDEYINNAALVRELVDKLPTQFKVDWAKHRRLNSDTGLNTFCSWLYDLAETLSPVAALSSSDSRAVRPVRKGTGFLNLHSESEETDQPTYHSPRACIICKGECSSLERCKRFIELSSKARWAAVNEYNFCKKCLGKHNRSPCKSQKICGTNGCTYKHHHLLHNPQNGSTPPTPETSVVPRDCNTHHYTSNQALFRVVPVVLYGAQKMISTYAFLDDGSSLTHMESSLASELGVSGEVEPLCLRWSGDKTRQENNSEKITIEISGTNALHKRYRLPEVLTVSNLNLFHQTLNMDEMCKRYNHLRGIPAESYEGVQPRILIGSDNANLGYVLKGREGKMHEPVATKTRLGWIVYGGNEFGQQKYLGYHGVHMCSCQGEQYDSLHQAMQEYFSIDRLGITKPASLVESNEDSRARKILENMKRREGGRFETRLLWRYDNIRLPDSKPLALRRHLCLENRMKKDLGLKTLLYNKVQDYISKCYIRKLTEAEIEDRSQRVWYLPVFPVFNPNKPNKVRIVWDAAAKSHGIALNSLLLTGPDQNSSLIDVLLRFRENKIAICGDIREMYHQVLIAKEDQHCQRFLWRENPNDIKISEYVMQVMTFGASCSPSCAQFAKNLNAREHAGEYPQAASAITDNHYVDDMLITTETVEEAIRLAKEVRFIHAQAGFEMRNWVSNSSEALEALNGTNTNEKSLNLDAELSTEKVLGLWWCTTSDSFTYKLSPKHEKELLSGARVPTKREVTTSKRNPQQSGNGKGRD, from the exons ATGGTGCAGTGCGATGCATGCGACCAATGGTACCATTTTCAGTGCGTGGGAGTCTCAGAGACCATTGCCGATATCAGCTGGAGATGCGCTAGTTGCGAAAAGGGCAAAGGTTCACAAAAACAC CTAGTGCCAACCTTGTGCAGTGCCGAATTCACGAATGCCAATCTGTCATGCATTTATAACACGTCCaatccaacaacagcaacagctaCAACCACAAACGTTTTTGCCAGTTCACTGACAACGTCTAGGATCGATCCCCATGTTTCGACATCAACGGAAATACCCGCCTCCATTTATTCTAACGATCGCCGTGTCAACCAGTTTATGGGTTCTACGGATCACCAGAAGCAGAAGGCCCCGAGTTCCACAAGGTCATCGATCAAACAACGGCGTGTGTCGTTGGAACTTCAGAAGCTGCTAGAAGAGGAACGTCTTAACGAAGAGGA GTGGCAGAATGGTTGGACCGTTCACTTCCTGAATACACCCAGGGGCCTAGGATGGAAAGCCGCACACTCCAGCAACATCCGTATATCCAACAGCTTAACAGCGGAAATCCGCAAGAAGATGATAATCTTCACAGGCAGTGTTCCGCTTAATCAGCTGATGCACCGAATGCAGCTCAATCCGTATGGAACCAATACACACACTCGTCCAAACTTGGAGAAGGAAAGCTTCATTCCGGTGCAACAATCCACCCCGCAGCGTACCATCGGCTACCAACAAGCACACATTgacaatttgaataatttttctaacagtCAAGCACTAGCCCGTCAAGCTGCATCACGTGAGCTGCCTTCTTTCACTGGCGTTCCCGAAGAATGGCCGCTTTTTATTTCAACGTTCTACACTACCACGTCTATGTGCGGGTACACCCAAGAGGAAAATCTCTTAAGACTCCAAAAAAGCTTGCGTGGAAAAGCATTCGATGCTGTGAAATGCATGTTAATGCATCCCTCCAACGTTGAGTGCATAATATCAACCCTAAAAATGTTATTTGGAAACCACGAAGTTATCATACACAATTTGATATCGAGAATTAAGTCCACGCCACCGCCCCGTGATGATCGGCTCGAAACGATTATTGAATTTGCCTTGGTAGTTAAAAATCTTTGTGCTACAATTGTAGCTTGTCAGATGGACGAATATATTAACAACGCCGCGCTTGTGCGAGAGTTAGTAGATAAATTACCGACACAATTTAAGGTGGATTGGGCTAAACACAGGCGATTGAACTCGGATACTGGACTTAATACTTTCTGCAGTTGGTTGTACGATTTGGCTGAAACTCTTTCTCCTGTTGCTGCGTTATCGAGCTCCGATTCTAGAGCAGTCAGACCTGTACGAAAGGGAACCggatttttgaatttacattCGGAATCAGAAGAAACTGACCAGCCTACTTACCATTCACCTCGAGCATGTATCATATGTAAAGGTGAATGCTCTTCTTTAGAAAGGTGCAAACGTTTTATTGAGTTGAGTAGTAAAGCCCGCTGGGCTGCAGTAAATGAgtacaatttttgcaaaaagtGTCTTGGTAAACATAACCGATCCCCTTGCAAATCTCAGAAAATCTGCGGCACGAATGGCTGCACCTATAAACACCATCATCTTCTTCACAATCCTCAAAACGGTTCTACTCCACCAACGCCAGAAACATCGGTCGTCCCTCGTGATTGTAACACACACCATTACACGTCCAACCAAGCACTTTTCCGAGTGGTACCGGTAGTGTTGTATGGCGCTCAAAAGATGATAAGTACGTACGCGTTTTTGGACGATGGTTCGTCGCTTACCCATATGGAATCATCGCTTGCTTCCGAACTAGGAGTGTCCGGGGAGGTAGAACCACTTTGCTTACGATGGTCCGGTGATAAAACCCGTCAGGAAAACAATTCCGAAAAAATAACTATCGAGATTTCGGGTACGAACGCACTCCATAAGCGGTATCGACTCCCAGAGGTTCTCACAGTTTCGAATTTGAATCTTTTccatcaaacattgaatatGGATGAAATGTGTAAACGCTACAATCACCTGAGAGGAATACCAGCAGAATCGTACGAAGGAGTTCAACCTCGTATCCTCATAGGGAGCGACAATGCGAATCTCGGCTACGTTCTGAAAGGCAGAGAAGGAAAGATGCATGAGCCTGTGGCAACGAAGACACGGCTCGGTTGGATTGTTTACGGCGGAAACGAGTTCGGGCAACAAAAATATCTGGGCTACCATGGAGTACATATGTGTTCGTGTCAGGGTGAGCAGTATGATTCACTTCACCAGGCCATGCaagaatatttttcgattgataGACTAGGTATCACCAAACCAGCAAGTCTAGTTGAATCCAATGAAGACAGTCGGGCACGCAAGATTCTTGAAAACATGAAGCGCAGAGAAGGAGGACGCTTCGAAACTCGTCTTCTCTGGAGATACGACAACATCAGGCTCCCAGATAGCAAACCACTCGCCCTTCGTCGACACCTATGTCTAGAAAACCGCATGAAGAAAGATCTAGGTCTGAAAACATTACTTTACAACAAGGTGCAAGACTATATTTCTAAATGTTACATTCGCAAACTTACCGAGGCTGAAATCGAGGACAGAAGTCAAAGAGTGTGGTACTTACCTGTGTTCCCAGTATTTAACCCCAACAAACCTAATAAAGTACGCATCGTGTGGGATGCGGCAGCCAAAAGCCATGGAATAGCTTTAAATTCACTTTTACTAACAGGACCAGATCAGAATTCCTCCCTTATCGACGTCCTGTTGAGATTTCGTGAGAATAAGATAGCAATTTGTGGCGACATACGTGAAATGTACCACCAGGTACTTATAGCAAAGGAAGACCAACACTGCCAAAGGTTCCTATGGAGAGAGAATCCGAATGATATAAAGATCAGCGAATATGTCATGCAAGTCATGACATTCGGGGCCTCTTGCTCACCCAGTTGTGCCCAATTcgctaaaaatttaaatgccaGGGAACATGCAGGAGAATATCCACAAGCAGCATCAGCAATCACCGATAACCACTACGTAGATGATATGCTTATAACCACAGAAACAGTGGAAGAAGCAATCCGTTTGGCAAAGGAAGTGCGATTTATACATGCTCAAGCAGGTTTCGAAATGCGTAATTGGGTTTCAAATTCCTCGGAGGCTTTAGAAGCATTGAATGGAACGAATACCAATGAAAAAAGTCTAAATCTGGATGCAGAATTGTCAACTGAAAAGGTTTTGGGATTGTGGTGGTGTACAACATCGGACAGCTTTACCTACAAACTATCTCCGAAGCATGAAAAGGAGCTTCTGTCAGGAGCGCGCGTCCCTACGAAACGAGAG gttacaacttcaaaaagaaatcctCAACAGTCTGGAAATGGAAAGGGCCGAGACTGA